From a region of the Trichoderma atroviride chromosome 6, complete sequence genome:
- a CDS encoding uncharacterized protein (BUSCO:EOG092D3LD3) yields the protein MVKETKLYDTLSIKPEASQDEIKKGYRKAALKWHPDKNKDNPNASEKFKECSQAYEILSDPEKRKIYDQYGLEFLLRGGAPPPEGGPGANPYAGAGGMPGGFGGFDFGGMPGGGGARTFHFSTGGNGSKAYNFNNPEDIFTEFMRSNMHGGGGGVGGDDDDFGFFSSSSFGGGGGGGPRPGRTRARSGFAEAPQRNREPTPEVTTVERPLPLSLEELYNGTTKKMKIKRKTFDETGKRVQTDQILEVPIKPGLKKGSKIKFNGVGDQVEGGRQDLHFILEEKDHPLFKREDNDIVHTVTLDLKEALTGWKRVVTTIDGKQISIDKGGPTQPGSEDRYPGLGMPMTKKPGQRGDFIVRYKVNFPSSLSQDQKAQLKEIL from the exons atggtGAAGGAGACCAAGCTCTACGATACTCTGAGTATCAAACCTGAGGCGTCGCAAGacgaaataaaaaaaggctaCCG AAAAGCTGCCTTGAAGTGGCACCCTGACAAGAACAAAGACAACCCCAACGCCTCGGAAAAATTCAAGGAGTGCTCCCAAGCCTATGAGATCCTGTCCGACCCGGAGAAGCGCAAAATCTATGACCAATATGGCCTCGAGTTCCTGCTGCGGGGTGGTGCTCCTCCGCCCGAGGGAGGTCCAGGGGCCAACCCTTATGCGGGAGCAGGCGGCATGCCTGGCGGCTTTGGCGGTTTTGATTTCGGAGGCATGccgggaggcggcggcgccagGACGTTCCATTTCAGCACTGGCGGAAACGGCTCCAAGGCGTACAACTTCAACAACCCCGAAGACATATTCACAGAGTTTATGCGCAGCAACATGCAtggtggaggcggcggcgtaggcggcgacgacgacgattttggcttcttcagcagttCATcattcggcggcggcggcggcggcggtccCCGGCCTGGACGAACGAGGGCGAGATCTGGCTTCGCTGAGGCTCCGCAGAGGAACCGCGAACCAACACCCGAAGTTACAACCGTTGAACGGCCGCTACCTCTTTCTCTAGAAGAGTTATACAACGGAacgacaaagaagatgaagattaAACGCAAGACCTTTGACGAGACCGGAAAGCGAGTGCAAACCGACCAGATATTGGAAGTACCCATCAAGCCGGGTCTCAAGAAGGGATCTAAAATCAAGTTTAACGGAGTTGGCGATCAAGTAGAGGGTGGTAGACAAGATCTGCATTTTATCCTTGAAGAG AAAGATCATCCCCTCTTCAAGCGAGAGGACAACGACATTGTGCACACCGTTACCCTGGACCTAAAGGAAGCCTTGACTGGATGGAAGCGAGTAGTCACTACAATTGACGGCAAGCAAATCAGCATAGACAAAGGCGGCCCAACCCAGCCTGGAAGTGAAGATCGGTATCCGGGACTGGGAATGCCCATGACGAAGAAGCCTGGACAGAGAGGCGACTTTATTGTTCGCTACAAGGTCAATTTCCCATCAAGCTTGTCCCAAGATCAAAAGGCACAGCTCAAAGAGATTTTgtag